The Bacteroidia bacterium genomic interval GAAATCTCTCTTACGTTTCTTCCTTCCTGAACAGGTATCCTAACTCCACCTGTAATGGTATATTTGCGTGGCAGAATTGCTTCCGGCACTGCTAGGTTAGGATAAGAGAATTGTTCGCGAGGCTCGGTGATATGGTTAACCGTTACACCTACCCACGCATATTGATTGTAGTAAACTGCACCTGCACTCACATCCGGACGGATCTGAGACTGGTTCCATAGTCCGGCAGGCTCATTAGTAGGCCTTACAAATCCATCACGGGGATCGATTTGGTCAGGGAAACGCAACTTGAAGAAGTCGATGCTTGCCTGGGTGATACCCGCTGCAAGACCGAAGCTCAAGAAGTGTTCATCCTCTACGAGTTCTACCTGATATGCATAATTTACTGTCATGTTCAATTTCGTCAGATCACCTTCACCAGCTACATCTGAATTGAAGTTGACCCCTATTCCCTGGTTTGTACCCAGAAATGAGATCGGCTGGTCGTAGGAGAAAGCGAACTGCTTGTAGAAGCCAGGAATCTTTACCCACTGTGCACGATAGTTCATAGCAATCCTGGGTCCTATACCCGATCCTGTAAAGGCAGGGTTTAGCATAACAAGATTTGAGTAGAACTGTGAGTACTGCGGATCTTGTGCGACCGCTGTGGAAAGGCTACCCAGGTATAAAGCTAAGAGAAGTGCTACATGAGCAAGTGATCTTTTCATCTTAATCAACCCTATTGAATAATGTTGTGTATATAACGGAATGTTATTTTGCCCAAACTCAATACTAAGGTGTCGTATTTTTTTGGATAAAACCAGCTAATTAGCTTTGCACTCCAACATGTAATGTCTTATTAACAGAGAATCCCCCATTTTTATTGGAAAATTCCCTGTAAATTAAGATAATTTTTTTCCGAATCCCTATACCTTCGCATAGAGAAAACTAAACTAAAAATGGGGTTTATTCCCAAAAAGCAGCTATGCCAGAACGGAGCAGCATTTTTGATATGATTGGACCTGTTATGATAGGACCTTCCAGTTCACATACCGGAGCAGTAGTAAGAATCGGCCGTACAGCCCGGGGCCTATTTGGCGAACAAGCCGAAAAAGTAATCATTACTTTCTATAATTCTTTCTCCCGTACCTATGAAGGCCACGGAAGCGACAGAGCAATTTTGGCTGGCCTGTTGGATATGGCTCCCGATGATGAACGTATAAGAGAGTCGCATCAGCATGCAAAAGATGCCGGACTTGAGTATCAATTCAAGGTCGTATTCAACGCATCTTCTCTACATCCCAATGCTATTCGGATTGAACAGTTCAAAGATAATCGGAAACAAAACGTGCTCGGCATATCACGAGGAGGGGGATTGATCTCTATTAAAGAGATCGATGGATTTACCTGTAGTTTTAGTGCCCAGGTTCCCACAATTATCTTTACCGCCAAGGATGTGCATGGAAGTATTGCCTTCATTACCGACATCATTGCCCATGAAGATTGCAACATAGCTACAATGACGGTTGACAG includes:
- a CDS encoding type IX secretion system membrane protein PorP/SprF; protein product: MKRSLAHVALLLALYLGSLSTAVAQDPQYSQFYSNLVMLNPAFTGSGIGPRIAMNYRAQWVKIPGFYKQFAFSYDQPISFLGTNQGIGVNFNSDVAGEGDLTKLNMTVNYAYQVELVEDEHFLSFGLAAGITQASIDFFKLRFPDQIDPRDGFVRPTNEPAGLWNQSQIRPDVSAGAVYYNQYAWVGVTVNHITEPREQFSYPNLAVPEAILPRKYTITGGVRIPVQEGRNVREISVTPAFLYKMQGEFNQIDAGLYVNVEPMVFGVWYRHQDAVIGLIGLRQGPLSFGYSFDYTTSQLTQGISGGSHEVSLVMEFEQPPSRRRRKHRSLPCPKF
- the sdaAB gene encoding L-serine ammonia-lyase, iron-sulfur-dependent subunit beta, whose translation is MPERSSIFDMIGPVMIGPSSSHTGAVVRIGRTARGLFGEQAEKVIITFYNSFSRTYEGHGSDRAILAGLLDMAPDDERIRESHQHAKDAGLEYQFKVVFNASSLHPNAIRIEQFKDNRKQNVLGISRGGGLISIKEIDGFTCSFSAQVPTIIFTAKDVHGSIAFITDIIAHEDCNIATMTVDRSGKYDMAKLVLELDSDVRPLTLEYLRSLDWIENVTYLNGNQ